The following DNA comes from Enterocloster bolteae.
GCAGCTGGATGATTTTATGTCAGACCTTAAATCCAAAATGTAGCTGAGTTCGTTACCGGTAAGAATAAGGAGTATGCCATGAGCATTTTGAGAACGGAAGGGATTATAAAGGATTATCCGGGAACAAGAGCATTGGATGATGTCACCGTATCCTTTGACAGCGGAAAAGTCCATGCCTTTATCGGAAAGAACGGGTCGGGAAAATCAACCCTGGTTAAAGTATTTGCAGGCGCCATTCAGCCCACAAGCGGACATTTTTATCTGGATGAAGAGGAATTGCATTTCAGTACACCGGTGGAAGCACTGAACAAGGGAATCGCCACTGTATATCAGGAGCTGAGTCTGGTTCCCCATCTCTCAGTGGCGGAAAATATTTTTTTGGGACGTCTTCCAAAGAAGGGACGTCTGGTAGACTGGAAGAGGACATATCAGATGGCAGGAGAGCTGCTGCATGCAATGGGCGTAGATATTGACCCCCATGAAAAGGTGTTCAGGCTCAGTATGTGGCAGTGCCAGGTGGTGGAAATCACCAAGGCCATGAGCTTTAAACCGAAGGTGCTTATGCTGGATGAGCCCACATCGGCTCTGGCCGCCAATGAAACCCAGAAGCTGTTTGAGGCAATACGGATGTTAAAAAAGCAGGATGTAATCATTATCTACATCTCCCACAGATTACAGGAGCTGTGGGAGATTGCAGACAGCGTTACAGTGCTGCGGGATGGAAAATACATAGGAACAGAGCCAATCAGTTCGCTGCAGCACAAGGATATCATTACTATGATGTTCGGTGATGTGGAAATCAAGGAAAGACCCGGAGACCTTAAGGTGCAGGATGGCATCATAATGGATGTAAAACATCTTACCCGCAAGGGGAAGTTCCAGGACGTATCCTTTCAGCTGAGAAAGGGAGAGGTATTAGGAATTGCAGGAATGCTGGGGTCCGGCCGTACAGAGCTGCTGCGCTGTATATTTGGTGCAGACCCATACGACAGCGGTGAAATCCTGGTGGATCAGAAAACTGCTCCCAAAAATGCCGGTCCCATCGGAATGATGCAGATGGGGCTGGGGCTGACGCCGGAAGAGAGAAAAACGCAGGGGGTGATTTTGATTCATTCCATCCGTGATAACCTCTGCTATGCCAGTATGGATAAGATGACACAGCGCCATGTGATAAATGAAAAAACCAGAAAAGAATTTTCAGAGAGACAGATTAGGGATTTACAGATTAAAATTCCGGATTTGATGGCCCCGGTAAGCTCTCTTTCCGGCGGCAACCAGCAAAAGGTAATTATTGGAAACTGGTTGAATACGGCTCCCAAGATTATGATGTATGATGAGCCCTCCAGAGGAATAGATGTAAAAGCAAAACAACAGATTTTCCAGATTATGTGGGAGCAGTCCAGAAAAGGAATATCCAGTATTTTTGTGTCATCAGAGCTGGAGGAACTGGTGGAGGTATGTCACAGGATTCTGATTATGCATATGGGAAAAATCGTTGGGGAAGTGTGTCTGGACGACCATGTGACCATAGATGCATTATACGCGTATTGTATGGGAGGAAAGGTAGAATGAAATCTGTAAAAATCGACTCATTGCATATGGAACTATTTTCCTGCAAAAAAACAAAAAATTTAATTCTGGACCACCTGATTGAAATTCTTCTGCTGGTTCTGATTATTGGTGTAAGTATTGCGGCGCCGTCCTTTCTGAAATCGGGAAATATTTTAAACATATTGCGGAATGCGGCTATGAAGGGTGTCATTGCTTACGGAATGTGTCTGGTAATCATTTCAGGTGAAATAGACCTGTCCGTTGGATCCCAGGTA
Coding sequences within:
- a CDS encoding sugar ABC transporter ATP-binding protein; its protein translation is MSILRTEGIIKDYPGTRALDDVTVSFDSGKVHAFIGKNGSGKSTLVKVFAGAIQPTSGHFYLDEEELHFSTPVEALNKGIATVYQELSLVPHLSVAENIFLGRLPKKGRLVDWKRTYQMAGELLHAMGVDIDPHEKVFRLSMWQCQVVEITKAMSFKPKVLMLDEPTSALAANETQKLFEAIRMLKKQDVIIIYISHRLQELWEIADSVTVLRDGKYIGTEPISSLQHKDIITMMFGDVEIKERPGDLKVQDGIIMDVKHLTRKGKFQDVSFQLRKGEVLGIAGMLGSGRTELLRCIFGADPYDSGEILVDQKTAPKNAGPIGMMQMGLGLTPEERKTQGVILIHSIRDNLCYASMDKMTQRHVINEKTRKEFSERQIRDLQIKIPDLMAPVSSLSGGNQQKVIIGNWLNTAPKIMMYDEPSRGIDVKAKQQIFQIMWEQSRKGISSIFVSSELEELVEVCHRILIMHMGKIVGEVCLDDHVTIDALYAYCMGGKVE